The DNA segment TCGGTGCTACAGTCGCTACCGTTGGTGCTCTTCTCTTTGTATTCAGGCGTTTTACCCGCAATTCTGGGATCAAGCCGATGGAATTTGCCCGCCGGCATTCTCTCAGCCCGGCTGCTGTCGTCGGGTTTATTGCGCTCACTGCAGGTGCAATTATTATCTCCTCTGACATTCATAACCAGGTCATTGCAGTGGTTCCCCAGCCTGAATGGTATACCTCTGCCATAGGGCAATTGACCGGACAACCCATAGTTATAGCTTTGGTTACGGTTGCCGTTATACCGGCGGTGATTGAGGAGGTTATGTTTCGCGGCTTCTTTACCATCGGTCTGCGCCGCCACGAAAACTGCACCACAACCATTGCTGCATCCAGCCTGCTGTTTGGACTTGTCCATCTGAACCCGTGGCAGTTTTTTCCGGCCGCCTTTATCGGGGTGGTGCTTGGGTGGCTTGCCCTGCGCACCGGCTCAATCCTGTTGCCGATTGCCGCCCATTTTATCAATAACGCCCTCGCGGTTCTGCTAACCCGGAGCGAATACCTGCTGCCGATTCGCGGCTTTCATCCAGCCCACACCATCCCAGGTATATTTCAACCCTTCGTTTTTACCCTGAGCGGTATCGCGCTGCTTGCAGCCGGCTATGCCGTTCTGCAGCGCACTCTGCCGCCTGCTCACCTTCGATACACTCTTTCCAGCGGTCGACGACCTGCCCCTCTGCGAGCCGGGGTAGTGCCTGATACAGAAAGCAATCAGTAATCAGGGGGCGCCAACCCATCGCATGGTGTCGCCCCGCCCCGACGCGCCCCCTGGCGGCTGGCCGCTGCTCGGCGGGCTCACCGGCCAGCGACATGTCGCTGGCCTCCCGGCTCCGTCACCTCCGCCGGACCCGCCGGCGACTGCGCCGCCTCCCCGGGAGCCGTTCCATCAGGTAATAAAATCCAGATAGTTATCGGGGTGGATAACCCGGAAATCAGCCTCGGCATAGGTTTCCAGCCAGCCTCGGGGAGGGGAGGCTTTGGTTTTTCCCCATTTGAACTTATAGCCATGCAGCTCGCCGCCTGACTCTTCCACCCAGTCGAGTTCCTTTTTGTCGTAGGTTCGCCAGAAGTAGTTGTTCCCAGAAACTCCGCTGTACGCCTGGTGCTTGACCCGTTCCATGACAA comes from the Spirochaeta africana DSM 8902 genome and includes:
- a CDS encoding CPBP family intramembrane glutamic endopeptidase, with the translated sequence MQEKSYPRVGDAIWLSFLYIVIMLVAAILLGIVVGMLSAVIGIREDAATVLENIGATVATVGALLFVFRRFTRNSGIKPMEFARRHSLSPAAVVGFIALTAGAIIISSDIHNQVIAVVPQPEWYTSAIGQLTGQPIVIALVTVAVIPAVIEEVMFRGFFTIGLRRHENCTTTIAASSLLFGLVHLNPWQFFPAAFIGVVLGWLALRTGSILLPIAAHFINNALAVLLTRSEYLLPIRGFHPAHTIPGIFQPFVFTLSGIALLAAGYAVLQRTLPPAHLRYTLSSGRRPAPLRAGVVPDTESNQ